A genomic window from Gossypium hirsutum isolate 1008001.06 chromosome D10, Gossypium_hirsutum_v2.1, whole genome shotgun sequence includes:
- the LOC107937768 gene encoding lysine-specific demethylase JMJ25 isoform X9, protein MEGEGAIPDHLRCNRTDGRQWRCKRRVMEGKKLCELHHIQGRHRQNKQKVPESLKMQRKKRKKKVFEKNKLEIRAKLLKLARPVKRKRVIGGESEALDEAVRKMKLKRGDLPLELIRMVLKREAEKKKKKRKESECSDFDDDDDDDDDDDDDEKGDLMRELPNGLMAISSSSPHFDNAGSCSGSGSASGSGSVSGSCINVKVGETDNNAVAITRRRFRSKNIEPLPVGTLQKNGANLRRGRRIRCHWCRKGGAPNLIKCSSCKQQFFCLDCIKEHYFFKREEVQVACPVCRGTCSCRACSVSQRRDDECKEFLRDKIKVDKVLDFHYLICMLLPVFKQINQDQSVEIDVEAKIQGKKLCDIQVQPAESGGNKEYCCSYCKTLILDFHRSCPKCSYSLCLSCCRDIFQGNLFGTIKEVNCKCPKRRKTCLPGICLSDRKSVRITRQTSDSRYSDSSVSLPSQKAPDGSVPISCPPSEFGGCGDGLLDLRCILPQSWFKELEVSAEEIVGSYELPEAFDTFSCCSLCPATDDEAKRVKQLQEASRRENSNDNFLFYPTILNIHGDNLEHFQKHWCKGHPVIFRNVLQTTALSWDPIFLFCSYLKNSVAKAENEEPSKATTCSDWFEVEIGIKQLFLGSLRGLAQSSMCDEKLKLKGWLSSPLFQEQFPDHYSEIIQSLPLREYMNPGSGILNIAARLPQEITKPDLGPSVSISYCSSEELAQANSVTNLCYGLCDMVNVLAHATDAPVCMKQLNKIRKLMKKKKFQDERELAKTHLDQKMANELKEKSKSNGENIKVGLNGMINKEMHSRNTVPKLSRSPSAVHDAHDKEDSSDSDSDSDSDCNSNSEAALHPCDTIHGSEALEDQEIFGKRTDLAKSCGAEWDVFRRQDVPKLMEYLRKHSNEFGHTCGFQKHVVHPILDQNFFLDTSHKRRLKEEYEIEPWTFEQHVGEAIIIPAGCPYQIRNVKSCVNVVLDFVSPENVTECIRLINEFRLLPDDHKAKAKKFEVEKMALYRISAAIKEIRELICSEFRSSAELSE, encoded by the exons ATGGAGGGGGAAGGTGCTATACCGGACCATCTCCGGTGCAATCGAACAGACGGGAGACAATGGCGGTGTAAGCGACGTGTAATGGAAGGGAAAAAGCTCTGTGAGCTTCACCATATCCAAGGCCGTCATCGACAGAATAAACAGAAAGTGCCGGAATCCTTGAAAATGCAAaggaaaaagaggaaaaagaaggTTTTTGAGAAGAATAAGCTTGAAATTAGGGCAAAGTTGCTGAAATTAGCGAGGCCGGTGAAGAGGAAGCGAGTGATCGGAGGGGAATCGGAGGCGTTAGATGAAGCTGTTCGTAAGATGAAACTGAAGAGAGGGGATTTGCCATTGGAGCTTATAAGGATGGTTTTGAAAAGAGAAgctgagaagaagaaaaagaaaaggaaagaaagtgAGTGtagtgattttgatgatgatgatgatgatgatgatgatgatgatgatgatgaaaagGGTGACTTGATGAGAGAATTGCCTAATGGGTTAATGGCTATTTCTTCGTCAAGTCCACATTTTGATAATGCAGGTTCATGCTCTGGTTCTGGTTCGGCTTCCGGTTCTGGttctgtttcaggttcttgtattaaTGTTAAAGTAGGAGAAACTGATAATAATGCTGTTGCCATTACCAGAAGGCGGTTTCGGTCTAAGAACATTGAGCCATTACCTGTTGGTACATTGCAG AAGAATGGAGCAAATTtgaggagagggagaagaataagGTGCCATTGGTGTCGAAAAGGCGGTGCTCCTAATTTGATCAAGTGTTCTAGTTGTAAACAGCAGTTCTTTTGCTTGGATTGCATAAAAGAACA CTATTTTTTTAAGCGAGAAGAAGTTCAGGTAGCTTGTCCGGTATGCCGTGGAACTTGCAGCTGCAGGGCCTGCTCAGTGAGTCAACGTAGAGACGATGAATGTAAG GAGTTTCTAAGGGACAAGATAAAAGTAGACAAGGTGTTAGATTTTCATTATTTGATCTGCATGCTCCTTCCTGTTTTTAAGCAAATAAACCAAGACCAGAGTGTTGAGATTGATGTGGAGGCCAAAATTCAAG GCaaaaaactctgtgatattcagGTCCAACCTGCTGAATCTGGTGGCAATAAGGAATACTGTTG CAGTTACTGCAAGACTCTCATTCTGGATTTCCATAGAAGCTGCCCAAAGTGTTCATATAGCCTCTGCTTAAGTTGTTGTCGGGATATCTTTCAAGGGAATTTATTCGGAACTATCAAAGAAGTTAACTGCAAATGCCCAAAGAGAAGGAAAACTTGTTTGCCCGGTATTTGCCTTTCAGATAGGAAATCTGTAAGAATAACCAGGCAGACCTCTGACAGTAGGTATTCTGATTCTTCTGTATCATTGCCTAGTCAGAAAGCTCCTGATGGCAGTGTTCCTATCTCATGCCCACCTAGTGAGTTCGGTGGTTGTGGTGATGGCCTTCTTGATCTGAGATGTATTTTGCCGCAAAGTTGGTTCAAAGAGCTGGAAGTAAGTGCTGAAGAGATAGTTGGCAGCTATGAATTGCCGGAAGCATTTGATACTTTTTCATGCTGCTCCTTATGTCCTGCGACAGATGATGAAGCCAAAAGGGTGAAGCAGTTGCAAGAGGCTTCTAGGAGAGAGAATTCAAATGATAACTTCCTATTTTACCCCACTATATTGAACATTCATGGTGATAACCTGGAGCACTTCCAGAAGCATTGGTGTAAAGGCCATCCTGTAATATTTCGGAATGTTCTTCAGACTACTGCTTTAAGTTGGGATCCAATATTCTTGTTTTGCTCATATCTTAAGAATAGTGTTGCCAAAGCTGAGAACGAAGAGCCAAGTAAAGCTACAACTTGTTCAGACTGGTTCGAG GTTGAAATTGGTATTAAGCAGTTATTTTTGGGGTCATTAAGGGGGCTGGCACAATCTAGTATGTGTGATGAGAAGCTGAAACTGAAGGGCTGGCTTTCTTCTCCTTTATTTCAAGAACAATTCCCGGATCATTATTCTGAAATCATTCAATCTTTACCACTTCGAGAATATATGAATCCTGGAAGCGGCATTTTGAACATTGCTGCAAGGTTGCCACAAGAAATCACAAAGCCTGACCTAGGTCCATCTGTCTCTATCTCTTATTGCAGCAGTGAGGAACTTGCACAAGCCAATTCCGTGACAAATTTGTGTTATGGTTTATGTGATATG GTTAATGTTTTGGCACATGCTACAGATGCTCCTGTTTGCATGAAGcaacttaataaaataagaaagttaatgaaaaagaaaaaatttcaagACGAAAGGGAGCTTGCTAAGACTCACCTTGATCAAAAGATGGCTAATGAACTGAAAGAAAAATCTAAGTCAAATGGTGAAAACATAAAAGTAGGATTGAATGGTATGATCAataaagaaatgcattctcgtaaCACAGTTCCAAAACTTTCTCGATCACCTTCTGCGGTGCATGATGCACATGATAAGGAAGACAGCTCTGACTCTGACTCTGATTCTGATTCCGACTGTAATTCAAATTCTGAAGCTGCACTACATCCATGTGATACCATTCACGGCTCAGAAGCATTAGAAGATCAGGAAATCTTTGGGAAAAGAACAGATTTGGCTAAGTCTTGTGGTGCAGAATGGGATGTCTTCCGCAGACAGGATGTTCCAAAGCTTATGGAGTACCTTAGAAAGCATTCAAATGAGTTTGGTCATACATGTGGCTTTCAGAAACAT GTGGTTCATCCAATCCTCGATCAGAATTTCTTTCTTGATACAAGTCACAAAAGGAGGCTGAAGGAGGAGTATG AAATTGAGCCCTGGACATTTGAACAACATGTTGGAGAAGCCATAATAATTCCAGCTGGCTGTCCATACCAGATTAGAAACGTTAAG TCCTGTGTTAATGTGGTTTTGGACTTTGTTTCACCGGAAAATGTGACCGAGTGTATCCGGTTGATCAATGAATTTCGTCTGCTTCCAGACGATCATAAAGCCAAAGCAAAAAAGTTtgag GTTGAGAAGATGGCCCTGTATAGGATTAGTGCAGCAATAAAAGAAATCCGCGAGCTTATATGTTCAGA GTTTAGGTCCAGTGCTGAGCTCAGTGAGTAG
- the LOC107937768 gene encoding lysine-specific demethylase JMJ25 isoform X12: MEGEGAIPDHLRCNRTDGRQWRCKRRVMEGKKLCELHHIQGRHRQNKQKVPESLKMQRKKRKKKVFEKNKLEIRAKLLKLARPVKRKRVIGGESEALDEAVRKMKLKRGDLPLELIRMVLKREAEKKKKKRKESECSDFDDDDDDDDDDDDDEKGDLMRELPNGLMAISSSSPHFDNAGSCSGSGSASGSGSVSGSCINVKVGETDNNAVAITRRRFRSKNIEPLPVGTLQKNGANLRRGRRIRCHWCRKGGAPNLIKCSSCKQQFFCLDCIKEHYFFKREEVQVACPVCRGTCSCRACSVSQRRDDECKEFLRDKIKVDKVLDFHYLICMLLPVFKQINQDQSVEIDVEAKIQGKKLCDIQVQPAESGGNKEYCCSYCKTLILDFHRSCPKCSYSLCLSCCRDIFQGNLFGTIKEVNCKCPKRRKTCLPGICLSDRKSVRITRQTSDSRYSDSSVSLPSQKAPDGSVPISCPPSEFGGCGDGLLDLRCILPQSWFKELEVSAEEIVGSYELPEAFDTFSCCSLCPATDDEAKRVKQLQEASRRENSNDNFLFYPTILNIHGDNLEHFQKHWCKGHPVIFRNVLQTTALSWDPIFLFCSYLKNSVAKAENEEPSKATTCSDWFEVEIGIKQLFLGSLRGLAQSSMCDEKLKLKGWLSSPLFQEQFPDHYSEIIQSLPLREYMNPGSGILNIAARLPQEITKPDLGPSVSISYCSSEELAQANSVTNLCYGLCDMVNVLAHATDAPVCMKQLNKIRKLMKKKKFQDERELAKTHLDQKMANELKEKSKSNGENIKVGLNGMINKEMHSRNTVPKLSRSPSAVHDAHDKEDSSDSDSDSDSDCNSNSEAALHPCDTIHGSEALEDQEIFGKRTDLAKSCGAEWDVFRRQDVPKLMEYLRKHSNEFGHTCGFQKHVVHPILDQNFFLDTSHKRRLKEEYEIEPWTFEQHVGEAIIIPAGCPYQIRNVKSCVNVVLDFVSPENVTECIRLINEFRLLPDDHKAKAKKFEVEKMALYRISAAIKEIRELICSESSAELSE; this comes from the exons ATGGAGGGGGAAGGTGCTATACCGGACCATCTCCGGTGCAATCGAACAGACGGGAGACAATGGCGGTGTAAGCGACGTGTAATGGAAGGGAAAAAGCTCTGTGAGCTTCACCATATCCAAGGCCGTCATCGACAGAATAAACAGAAAGTGCCGGAATCCTTGAAAATGCAAaggaaaaagaggaaaaagaaggTTTTTGAGAAGAATAAGCTTGAAATTAGGGCAAAGTTGCTGAAATTAGCGAGGCCGGTGAAGAGGAAGCGAGTGATCGGAGGGGAATCGGAGGCGTTAGATGAAGCTGTTCGTAAGATGAAACTGAAGAGAGGGGATTTGCCATTGGAGCTTATAAGGATGGTTTTGAAAAGAGAAgctgagaagaagaaaaagaaaaggaaagaaagtgAGTGtagtgattttgatgatgatgatgatgatgatgatgatgatgatgatgatgaaaagGGTGACTTGATGAGAGAATTGCCTAATGGGTTAATGGCTATTTCTTCGTCAAGTCCACATTTTGATAATGCAGGTTCATGCTCTGGTTCTGGTTCGGCTTCCGGTTCTGGttctgtttcaggttcttgtattaaTGTTAAAGTAGGAGAAACTGATAATAATGCTGTTGCCATTACCAGAAGGCGGTTTCGGTCTAAGAACATTGAGCCATTACCTGTTGGTACATTGCAG AAGAATGGAGCAAATTtgaggagagggagaagaataagGTGCCATTGGTGTCGAAAAGGCGGTGCTCCTAATTTGATCAAGTGTTCTAGTTGTAAACAGCAGTTCTTTTGCTTGGATTGCATAAAAGAACA CTATTTTTTTAAGCGAGAAGAAGTTCAGGTAGCTTGTCCGGTATGCCGTGGAACTTGCAGCTGCAGGGCCTGCTCAGTGAGTCAACGTAGAGACGATGAATGTAAG GAGTTTCTAAGGGACAAGATAAAAGTAGACAAGGTGTTAGATTTTCATTATTTGATCTGCATGCTCCTTCCTGTTTTTAAGCAAATAAACCAAGACCAGAGTGTTGAGATTGATGTGGAGGCCAAAATTCAAG GCaaaaaactctgtgatattcagGTCCAACCTGCTGAATCTGGTGGCAATAAGGAATACTGTTG CAGTTACTGCAAGACTCTCATTCTGGATTTCCATAGAAGCTGCCCAAAGTGTTCATATAGCCTCTGCTTAAGTTGTTGTCGGGATATCTTTCAAGGGAATTTATTCGGAACTATCAAAGAAGTTAACTGCAAATGCCCAAAGAGAAGGAAAACTTGTTTGCCCGGTATTTGCCTTTCAGATAGGAAATCTGTAAGAATAACCAGGCAGACCTCTGACAGTAGGTATTCTGATTCTTCTGTATCATTGCCTAGTCAGAAAGCTCCTGATGGCAGTGTTCCTATCTCATGCCCACCTAGTGAGTTCGGTGGTTGTGGTGATGGCCTTCTTGATCTGAGATGTATTTTGCCGCAAAGTTGGTTCAAAGAGCTGGAAGTAAGTGCTGAAGAGATAGTTGGCAGCTATGAATTGCCGGAAGCATTTGATACTTTTTCATGCTGCTCCTTATGTCCTGCGACAGATGATGAAGCCAAAAGGGTGAAGCAGTTGCAAGAGGCTTCTAGGAGAGAGAATTCAAATGATAACTTCCTATTTTACCCCACTATATTGAACATTCATGGTGATAACCTGGAGCACTTCCAGAAGCATTGGTGTAAAGGCCATCCTGTAATATTTCGGAATGTTCTTCAGACTACTGCTTTAAGTTGGGATCCAATATTCTTGTTTTGCTCATATCTTAAGAATAGTGTTGCCAAAGCTGAGAACGAAGAGCCAAGTAAAGCTACAACTTGTTCAGACTGGTTCGAG GTTGAAATTGGTATTAAGCAGTTATTTTTGGGGTCATTAAGGGGGCTGGCACAATCTAGTATGTGTGATGAGAAGCTGAAACTGAAGGGCTGGCTTTCTTCTCCTTTATTTCAAGAACAATTCCCGGATCATTATTCTGAAATCATTCAATCTTTACCACTTCGAGAATATATGAATCCTGGAAGCGGCATTTTGAACATTGCTGCAAGGTTGCCACAAGAAATCACAAAGCCTGACCTAGGTCCATCTGTCTCTATCTCTTATTGCAGCAGTGAGGAACTTGCACAAGCCAATTCCGTGACAAATTTGTGTTATGGTTTATGTGATATG GTTAATGTTTTGGCACATGCTACAGATGCTCCTGTTTGCATGAAGcaacttaataaaataagaaagttaatgaaaaagaaaaaatttcaagACGAAAGGGAGCTTGCTAAGACTCACCTTGATCAAAAGATGGCTAATGAACTGAAAGAAAAATCTAAGTCAAATGGTGAAAACATAAAAGTAGGATTGAATGGTATGATCAataaagaaatgcattctcgtaaCACAGTTCCAAAACTTTCTCGATCACCTTCTGCGGTGCATGATGCACATGATAAGGAAGACAGCTCTGACTCTGACTCTGATTCTGATTCCGACTGTAATTCAAATTCTGAAGCTGCACTACATCCATGTGATACCATTCACGGCTCAGAAGCATTAGAAGATCAGGAAATCTTTGGGAAAAGAACAGATTTGGCTAAGTCTTGTGGTGCAGAATGGGATGTCTTCCGCAGACAGGATGTTCCAAAGCTTATGGAGTACCTTAGAAAGCATTCAAATGAGTTTGGTCATACATGTGGCTTTCAGAAACAT GTGGTTCATCCAATCCTCGATCAGAATTTCTTTCTTGATACAAGTCACAAAAGGAGGCTGAAGGAGGAGTATG AAATTGAGCCCTGGACATTTGAACAACATGTTGGAGAAGCCATAATAATTCCAGCTGGCTGTCCATACCAGATTAGAAACGTTAAG TCCTGTGTTAATGTGGTTTTGGACTTTGTTTCACCGGAAAATGTGACCGAGTGTATCCGGTTGATCAATGAATTTCGTCTGCTTCCAGACGATCATAAAGCCAAAGCAAAAAAGTTtgag GTTGAGAAGATGGCCCTGTATAGGATTAGTGCAGCAATAAAAGAAATCCGCGAGCTTATATGTTCAGA GTCCAGTGCTGAGCTCAGTGAGTAG
- the LOC107937768 gene encoding lysine-specific demethylase JMJ25 isoform X14, protein MEGEGAIPDHLRCNRTDGRQWRCKRRVMEGKKLCELHHIQGRHRQNKQKVPESLKMQRKKRKKKVFEKNKLEIRAKLLKLARPVKRKRVIGGESEALDEAVRKMKLKRGDLPLELIRMVLKREAEKKKKKRKESECSDFDDDDDDDDDDDDDEKGDLMRELPNGLMAISSSSPHFDNAGSCSGSGSASGSGSVSGSCINVKVGETDNNAVAITRRRFRSKNIEPLPVGTLQNGANLRRGRRIRCHWCRKGGAPNLIKCSSCKQQFFCLDCIKEHYFFKREEVQVACPVCRGTCSCRACSVSQRRDDECKEFLRDKIKVDKVLDFHYLICMLLPVFKQINQDQSVEIDVEAKIQGKKLCDIQVQPAESGGNKEYCCSYCKTLILDFHRSCPKCSYSLCLSCCRDIFQGNLFGTIKEVNCKCPKRRKTCLPGICLSDRKSVRITRQTSDSRYSDSSVSLPSQKAPDGSVPISCPPSEFGGCGDGLLDLRCILPQSWFKELEVSAEEIVGSYELPEAFDTFSCCSLCPATDDEAKRVKQLQEASRRENSNDNFLFYPTILNIHGDNLEHFQKHWCKGHPVIFRNVLQTTALSWDPIFLFCSYLKNSVAKAENEEPSKATTCSDWFEVEIGIKQLFLGSLRGLAQSSMCDEKLKLKGWLSSPLFQEQFPDHYSEIIQSLPLREYMNPGSGILNIAARLPQEITKPDLGPSVSISYCSSEELAQANSVTNLCYGLCDMVNVLAHATDAPVCMKQLNKIRKLMKKKKFQDERELAKTHLDQKMANELKEKSKSNGENIKVGLNGMINKEMHSRNTVPKLSRSPSAVHDAHDKEDSSDSDSDSDSDCNSNSEAALHPCDTIHGSEALEDQEIFGKRTDLAKSCGAEWDVFRRQDVPKLMEYLRKHSNEFGHTCGFQKHVVHPILDQNFFLDTSHKRRLKEEYEIEPWTFEQHVGEAIIIPAGCPYQIRNVKSCVNVVLDFVSPENVTECIRLINEFRLLPDDHKAKAKKFEVEKMALYRISAAIKEIRELICSESSAELSE, encoded by the exons ATGGAGGGGGAAGGTGCTATACCGGACCATCTCCGGTGCAATCGAACAGACGGGAGACAATGGCGGTGTAAGCGACGTGTAATGGAAGGGAAAAAGCTCTGTGAGCTTCACCATATCCAAGGCCGTCATCGACAGAATAAACAGAAAGTGCCGGAATCCTTGAAAATGCAAaggaaaaagaggaaaaagaaggTTTTTGAGAAGAATAAGCTTGAAATTAGGGCAAAGTTGCTGAAATTAGCGAGGCCGGTGAAGAGGAAGCGAGTGATCGGAGGGGAATCGGAGGCGTTAGATGAAGCTGTTCGTAAGATGAAACTGAAGAGAGGGGATTTGCCATTGGAGCTTATAAGGATGGTTTTGAAAAGAGAAgctgagaagaagaaaaagaaaaggaaagaaagtgAGTGtagtgattttgatgatgatgatgatgatgatgatgatgatgatgatgatgaaaagGGTGACTTGATGAGAGAATTGCCTAATGGGTTAATGGCTATTTCTTCGTCAAGTCCACATTTTGATAATGCAGGTTCATGCTCTGGTTCTGGTTCGGCTTCCGGTTCTGGttctgtttcaggttcttgtattaaTGTTAAAGTAGGAGAAACTGATAATAATGCTGTTGCCATTACCAGAAGGCGGTTTCGGTCTAAGAACATTGAGCCATTACCTGTTGGTACATTGCAG AATGGAGCAAATTtgaggagagggagaagaataagGTGCCATTGGTGTCGAAAAGGCGGTGCTCCTAATTTGATCAAGTGTTCTAGTTGTAAACAGCAGTTCTTTTGCTTGGATTGCATAAAAGAACA CTATTTTTTTAAGCGAGAAGAAGTTCAGGTAGCTTGTCCGGTATGCCGTGGAACTTGCAGCTGCAGGGCCTGCTCAGTGAGTCAACGTAGAGACGATGAATGTAAG GAGTTTCTAAGGGACAAGATAAAAGTAGACAAGGTGTTAGATTTTCATTATTTGATCTGCATGCTCCTTCCTGTTTTTAAGCAAATAAACCAAGACCAGAGTGTTGAGATTGATGTGGAGGCCAAAATTCAAG GCaaaaaactctgtgatattcagGTCCAACCTGCTGAATCTGGTGGCAATAAGGAATACTGTTG CAGTTACTGCAAGACTCTCATTCTGGATTTCCATAGAAGCTGCCCAAAGTGTTCATATAGCCTCTGCTTAAGTTGTTGTCGGGATATCTTTCAAGGGAATTTATTCGGAACTATCAAAGAAGTTAACTGCAAATGCCCAAAGAGAAGGAAAACTTGTTTGCCCGGTATTTGCCTTTCAGATAGGAAATCTGTAAGAATAACCAGGCAGACCTCTGACAGTAGGTATTCTGATTCTTCTGTATCATTGCCTAGTCAGAAAGCTCCTGATGGCAGTGTTCCTATCTCATGCCCACCTAGTGAGTTCGGTGGTTGTGGTGATGGCCTTCTTGATCTGAGATGTATTTTGCCGCAAAGTTGGTTCAAAGAGCTGGAAGTAAGTGCTGAAGAGATAGTTGGCAGCTATGAATTGCCGGAAGCATTTGATACTTTTTCATGCTGCTCCTTATGTCCTGCGACAGATGATGAAGCCAAAAGGGTGAAGCAGTTGCAAGAGGCTTCTAGGAGAGAGAATTCAAATGATAACTTCCTATTTTACCCCACTATATTGAACATTCATGGTGATAACCTGGAGCACTTCCAGAAGCATTGGTGTAAAGGCCATCCTGTAATATTTCGGAATGTTCTTCAGACTACTGCTTTAAGTTGGGATCCAATATTCTTGTTTTGCTCATATCTTAAGAATAGTGTTGCCAAAGCTGAGAACGAAGAGCCAAGTAAAGCTACAACTTGTTCAGACTGGTTCGAG GTTGAAATTGGTATTAAGCAGTTATTTTTGGGGTCATTAAGGGGGCTGGCACAATCTAGTATGTGTGATGAGAAGCTGAAACTGAAGGGCTGGCTTTCTTCTCCTTTATTTCAAGAACAATTCCCGGATCATTATTCTGAAATCATTCAATCTTTACCACTTCGAGAATATATGAATCCTGGAAGCGGCATTTTGAACATTGCTGCAAGGTTGCCACAAGAAATCACAAAGCCTGACCTAGGTCCATCTGTCTCTATCTCTTATTGCAGCAGTGAGGAACTTGCACAAGCCAATTCCGTGACAAATTTGTGTTATGGTTTATGTGATATG GTTAATGTTTTGGCACATGCTACAGATGCTCCTGTTTGCATGAAGcaacttaataaaataagaaagttaatgaaaaagaaaaaatttcaagACGAAAGGGAGCTTGCTAAGACTCACCTTGATCAAAAGATGGCTAATGAACTGAAAGAAAAATCTAAGTCAAATGGTGAAAACATAAAAGTAGGATTGAATGGTATGATCAataaagaaatgcattctcgtaaCACAGTTCCAAAACTTTCTCGATCACCTTCTGCGGTGCATGATGCACATGATAAGGAAGACAGCTCTGACTCTGACTCTGATTCTGATTCCGACTGTAATTCAAATTCTGAAGCTGCACTACATCCATGTGATACCATTCACGGCTCAGAAGCATTAGAAGATCAGGAAATCTTTGGGAAAAGAACAGATTTGGCTAAGTCTTGTGGTGCAGAATGGGATGTCTTCCGCAGACAGGATGTTCCAAAGCTTATGGAGTACCTTAGAAAGCATTCAAATGAGTTTGGTCATACATGTGGCTTTCAGAAACAT GTGGTTCATCCAATCCTCGATCAGAATTTCTTTCTTGATACAAGTCACAAAAGGAGGCTGAAGGAGGAGTATG AAATTGAGCCCTGGACATTTGAACAACATGTTGGAGAAGCCATAATAATTCCAGCTGGCTGTCCATACCAGATTAGAAACGTTAAG TCCTGTGTTAATGTGGTTTTGGACTTTGTTTCACCGGAAAATGTGACCGAGTGTATCCGGTTGATCAATGAATTTCGTCTGCTTCCAGACGATCATAAAGCCAAAGCAAAAAAGTTtgag GTTGAGAAGATGGCCCTGTATAGGATTAGTGCAGCAATAAAAGAAATCCGCGAGCTTATATGTTCAGA GTCCAGTGCTGAGCTCAGTGAGTAG